Proteins encoded within one genomic window of Bacillus thuringiensis:
- a CDS encoding YhcN/YlaJ family sporulation lipoprotein has translation MRKLGLITALFALLFSSFTGCDNSPLDKKVKEEAKRTEKEKGPKLTKTSTESFNQSISQGAKKRALAMDEIIKSTAVNSNLDLYIAVTPEHHERFGLKPLRKKLQKQLSDEHPTFDVRVSTDKKIFMLLEKLERKIKEKKVSKDEINKQLKFIGKKMESNT, from the coding sequence ATGCGAAAACTCGGCCTCATAACCGCATTATTTGCACTTCTATTTAGCTCTTTTACCGGATGTGATAATAGTCCTTTAGATAAAAAAGTGAAAGAAGAAGCAAAACGAACAGAGAAAGAAAAAGGTCCAAAGTTAACAAAGACGAGTACGGAATCCTTTAATCAATCTATATCACAAGGAGCGAAGAAAAGAGCTCTCGCTATGGATGAAATTATAAAAAGCACAGCAGTGAATTCAAACTTAGATCTCTACATAGCAGTTACACCTGAGCATCACGAAAGGTTTGGATTAAAACCGCTGCGTAAAAAACTTCAAAAGCAACTAAGTGATGAGCACCCTACTTTCGATGTTCGTGTCAGTACAGATAAAAAAATCTTTATGTTACTCGAAAAACTCGAAAGAAAAATTAAGGAAAAAAAAGTATCTAAAGATGAAATTAATAAACAGCTAAAATTCATTGGTAAAAAAATGGAGTCTAACACTTAA
- the spoVAC gene encoding stage V sporulation protein AC — protein sequence MSSKDKNLTPVQQEYKKFEQEREPKRPVLKNCIKAFFVGGFICFIGQLISTFYITYFDFTERSAGNPTVATLIFISMLLTGFGIYDRFGQFAGAGTAVPVTGFGNSVIAACIEHRTEGFVLGVGGNMFKLAGSVILFGVFSAFVIALIKTILVQWGGL from the coding sequence ATGTCTAGTAAAGATAAAAACTTAACCCCTGTGCAACAGGAGTATAAAAAATTCGAGCAAGAACGAGAACCGAAGCGCCCTGTTTTAAAAAATTGTATAAAAGCCTTTTTCGTCGGTGGTTTTATTTGCTTCATCGGACAACTCATTTCTACGTTTTATATCACATATTTCGATTTCACCGAGCGTTCAGCAGGAAATCCAACAGTCGCAACTCTTATTTTCATCTCCATGTTACTAACTGGATTTGGTATATACGATCGTTTTGGACAGTTTGCTGGAGCAGGCACTGCTGTACCTGTCACTGGATTTGGCAACTCTGTTATTGCCGCATGTATCGAACACCGAACGGAAGGTTTTGTCCTTGGTGTTGGCGGTAATATGTTTAAATTAGCCGGCTCCGTTATTTTGTTTGGTGTATTTTCCGCTTTCGTCATCGCACTTATTAAAACGATTCTTGTTCAATGGGGAGGGCTATAA
- the spoVAD gene encoding stage V sporulation protein AD, with product MLQGHRTWVFENKPVIISTGVVGGPFEAKGNIPEDFDILHEDLWLGQDSYEKAHKILFEEACSRATEKAELRKDDIQFVLAGDLINQITPTSFACRTLGTPYLGLFGACSTSMEGLALGASIVNAKGAKYLLTGASSHNTAVEKQFRYPTEYGGQKPPTAQWTVTGAGAAILSDTGHGPRVTSATIGRVIDMGLTDPFNMGGAMAPAAVDTIEAHLRERQIDASYYDLIVTGDLGHVGREIAYDLLHKHGTKVTNEQFQDCGTIIYREGQPVIAGASGPGCSATVVYGHLLNRMKRGEFKKILVVATGALLSPLTFQQEETIPCIAHAVSIEFGGATQ from the coding sequence ATGTTACAAGGTCACCGGACGTGGGTATTTGAAAACAAACCAGTTATTATTTCGACAGGAGTCGTTGGCGGGCCGTTTGAAGCAAAGGGGAACATCCCAGAAGACTTTGATATCCTTCATGAAGATTTATGGCTCGGACAAGATTCCTATGAAAAAGCACATAAAATTTTATTCGAAGAAGCTTGTAGCCGCGCTACTGAAAAGGCAGAACTTCGTAAAGACGATATTCAATTCGTACTTGCAGGAGATCTAATTAACCAAATCACTCCAACAAGCTTTGCCTGCCGCACACTCGGCACACCATATCTCGGATTATTTGGCGCTTGTTCTACTTCTATGGAAGGATTAGCACTCGGGGCAAGCATTGTAAATGCAAAAGGCGCAAAATATTTATTAACCGGGGCATCCAGCCATAATACCGCTGTAGAAAAACAATTCCGATATCCAACTGAATACGGGGGTCAAAAACCCCCTACCGCACAATGGACAGTAACCGGGGCTGGCGCGGCTATTTTAAGCGATACTGGACATGGTCCGAGAGTAACATCTGCAACAATCGGACGAGTGATTGATATGGGATTAACAGATCCTTTTAATATGGGAGGCGCAATGGCTCCAGCTGCTGTCGATACAATCGAGGCCCATTTGCGCGAACGCCAAATTGATGCCTCTTACTACGATTTAATCGTAACAGGCGACCTCGGACATGTCGGCCGTGAAATTGCTTATGATTTATTACATAAACATGGAACGAAAGTAACGAACGAACAATTCCAAGATTGCGGAACCATCATTTATAGAGAAGGACAGCCTGTCATAGCTGGCGCAAGTGGACCTGGTTGTTCTGCAACTGTCGTATACGGTCACTTATTAAACCGAATGAAAAGAGGAGAGTTCAAAAAAATACTTGTCGTTGCGACAGGCGCTTTACTATCTCCACTTACATTCCAACAAGAAGAAACGATTCCGTGTATCGCCCACGCCGTTTCGATTGAATTTGGAGGTGCAACGCAATGA
- the spoVAE gene encoding stage V sporulation protein AE, whose product MIFFWAFVIGGLICVIGQLMFDVGKLTPAHTMATLVVAGAILDGFNLYEPLIDFAGAGATVPITSFGNALVHGAMEEAAKHGIVGVITGMFKVTSAGVSAAIIFGFIGALLFKPKG is encoded by the coding sequence ATGATTTTTTTCTGGGCTTTCGTCATCGGCGGACTCATATGTGTAATCGGCCAACTTATGTTTGATGTCGGCAAACTAACACCCGCTCATACAATGGCAACACTCGTTGTTGCCGGAGCTATATTAGACGGATTCAATTTATATGAACCATTAATTGATTTCGCTGGAGCCGGGGCAACCGTACCCATTACAAGTTTCGGTAACGCCCTCGTTCACGGCGCAATGGAAGAAGCTGCAAAACACGGTATCGTTGGCGTCATTACCGGCATGTTTAAAGTAACGAGCGCCGGCGTATCAGCAGCTATTATTTTCGGCTTCATTGGAGCATTGCTATTCAAACCGAAAGGATAA
- a CDS encoding DUF1657 domain-containing protein yields the protein MTVIASVKTCLASVRGAQASLSSLSLNSQDEESKRIFHECMLEMDSVIADLQNRVSVLEREEPQYKGF from the coding sequence ATGACAGTTATCGCTAGCGTTAAAACCTGCCTTGCTAGTGTCAGGGGTGCTCAAGCAAGTTTAAGCTCCCTTTCATTAAATTCACAAGATGAAGAATCAAAACGCATATTTCATGAATGTATGTTAGAGATGGACAGCGTCATCGCTGATTTACAAAATAGAGTTTCAGTATTAGAACGTGAAGAACCTCAATATAAAGGGTTTTAA
- a CDS encoding DUF421 domain-containing protein: MSHLPEWTLVILRSVFILIILFAITKWLGKRQISQLSFFEYIAGMTIGDIAAQVSTGLDSKFFHGVFAILIFAVVPFLTGILSLKNKTARDFFEGKSTVLIKDGKILEDNLKKEKYTSDELLELLRGKSAFSVAEVEFAVLEPSGELNVLLKKDSQPLTAKDIGLKVPNEKEPQTVIMDGNVLDEPLSASGHNRAWLHSELEKLGVVIENVFLGQVDSYGQLTIDIYNDKLQMPSPQNKPLLLASLKKCHADLELFSLETKSKSASEMYSKNAKQIEKILNKVTYLLKE; the protein is encoded by the coding sequence ATGTCTCACCTGCCGGAATGGACACTCGTCATTCTTCGCTCTGTATTCATATTAATTATTTTATTTGCTATTACAAAATGGTTAGGGAAAAGACAAATCTCTCAGCTCTCCTTTTTTGAATACATAGCCGGAATGACAATTGGTGACATCGCTGCCCAAGTATCTACAGGGCTCGATTCAAAATTTTTTCACGGCGTCTTTGCGATACTCATTTTCGCTGTGGTACCTTTTTTAACAGGAATCCTCTCCTTAAAGAACAAAACAGCTCGAGACTTCTTTGAAGGGAAATCTACCGTATTAATAAAAGACGGAAAGATACTCGAAGATAACTTAAAGAAAGAAAAATATACGAGTGACGAATTACTGGAACTTCTCCGTGGAAAAAGTGCGTTCAGCGTAGCTGAAGTCGAATTTGCTGTCTTAGAACCGAGCGGAGAATTAAATGTATTATTAAAGAAAGATTCTCAGCCACTTACAGCAAAAGACATCGGTTTAAAAGTACCAAACGAGAAAGAACCGCAAACTGTTATTATGGATGGAAATGTACTAGATGAACCTCTTTCAGCAAGCGGACATAACCGCGCTTGGCTACATTCAGAATTAGAAAAACTCGGTGTTGTTATTGAAAATGTCTTCCTCGGTCAAGTGGATTCATACGGACAACTTACTATCGACATTTACAATGACAAACTCCAAATGCCTTCTCCTCAAAACAAGCCTTTATTATTGGCATCTTTAAAAAAATGCCATGCTGATCTCGAACTATTTTCTTTAGAAACAAAGTCAAAATCAGCAAGCGAAATGTATAGTAAAAACGCGAAACAAATCGAAAAGATTTTAAATAAAGTAACCTATCTTTTAAAAGAATAA
- the clpP gene encoding ATP-dependent Clp endopeptidase proteolytic subunit ClpP produces the protein MNLIPTVIEQTNRGERAYDIYSRLLKDRIIMLGSAIDDNVANSIVSQLLFLESQDPEKDIHIYINSPGGSITAGMAIYDTMQFIKPQVSTICIGMAASMGAFLLAAGEKGKRYALPNSEVMIHQPLGGAQGQATEIEIAAKRILFLREKLNQILADRTGQPLEVLQRDTDRDNFMTAEKALEYGLIDKIFTNR, from the coding sequence ATGAATTTAATTCCTACAGTAATTGAACAAACAAATCGTGGAGAACGCGCTTACGATATTTACTCTCGACTATTAAAAGACCGCATCATTATGCTTGGTAGTGCAATTGATGACAACGTAGCTAACTCAATCGTTTCCCAGCTTTTATTCTTGGAATCTCAAGATCCAGAAAAAGATATTCACATCTACATCAACAGCCCTGGTGGTTCTATCACAGCAGGTATGGCAATTTACGATACAATGCAGTTTATTAAACCACAAGTATCAACAATCTGTATCGGTATGGCTGCATCTATGGGTGCATTCTTACTTGCAGCAGGTGAAAAAGGAAAACGTTATGCACTTCCAAATAGTGAAGTAATGATTCACCAACCACTTGGCGGAGCACAAGGTCAAGCGACTGAAATCGAAATCGCAGCTAAACGTATCCTATTCTTACGTGAAAAACTAAACCAAATTCTTGCTGACCGCACAGGTCAACCACTTGAAGTACTACAACGCGACACAGACCGCGACAACTTCATGACAGCAGAAAAAGCTTTAGAATACGGTTTAATCGATAAGATCTTTACAAATCGTTAA
- a CDS encoding HPr family phosphocarrier protein, with amino-acid sequence MVQKRVQVSLKNGLQARPAALFVQEANRFHADIFIEKDGKTVNAKSIMGIMSLAIGTGSMITITTEGSDAEEALEALAAYVQ; translated from the coding sequence GTGGTTCAAAAAAGAGTTCAGGTTTCATTAAAAAACGGTTTACAAGCACGTCCGGCTGCGTTGTTTGTACAAGAGGCAAATCGCTTTCATGCAGATATCTTTATTGAGAAAGATGGAAAGACAGTAAATGCAAAGAGCATAATGGGGATTATGAGCTTAGCAATTGGAACTGGTAGCATGATAACAATTACAACAGAAGGTTCAGATGCAGAAGAGGCTTTAGAAGCATTAGCTGCATATGTACAGTAA
- the whiA gene encoding DNA-binding protein WhiA, whose product MSFASETKKELTNLEMKECCEKAELSALLRMNGSLSFSNRRLSIDIQTENAAIARRIYTLLKKGYDVTVELLVRKKMRLKKNNVYIVRLVEKSREILADLHIVRDDFSFIRNISQELIEKKCCKRSYLRGAFLAGGSVNNPETSSYHLEIFSLYKEHNDAICELMNGFDLNSKTLERRKGYITYLKEAEKITEFLNIIGAHNALLRFEDIRIVRDMRNSVNRLVNCETANLNKTIGAALRQIENIRYIDETVGLDILPDKLREIAQLRRDYQDVTLKELGEMVSGGKISKSGINHRLRKIDDIAEKLRAGETVAKK is encoded by the coding sequence GTGTCATTTGCATCAGAAACAAAGAAAGAGTTGACGAATCTTGAGATGAAGGAATGCTGTGAGAAAGCAGAACTATCAGCGTTGCTTCGAATGAACGGATCACTTTCTTTTTCAAACCGTCGTCTATCTATCGATATTCAAACGGAAAATGCAGCAATTGCAAGAAGGATTTATACGCTTTTGAAAAAGGGATATGACGTAACGGTAGAATTACTTGTTCGTAAAAAAATGCGATTGAAGAAAAATAATGTATATATTGTGCGGCTTGTTGAGAAATCACGTGAAATATTAGCAGATCTTCATATCGTTCGCGACGACTTTTCATTTATTCGAAATATATCGCAAGAGTTAATTGAGAAGAAATGTTGTAAACGATCGTATTTACGCGGTGCATTTTTAGCAGGTGGTTCAGTAAATAACCCAGAAACATCATCTTATCATTTAGAGATCTTTTCGTTATATAAGGAACATAATGATGCTATATGTGAACTGATGAACGGATTTGATTTAAATAGTAAGACGTTGGAAAGAAGAAAAGGGTATATTACGTATTTGAAAGAAGCAGAAAAGATTACAGAGTTTTTAAATATTATAGGTGCTCATAATGCACTTTTAAGATTTGAAGACATTCGAATTGTACGTGATATGCGTAATTCTGTAAATCGTTTAGTGAACTGCGAAACAGCTAATTTAAATAAAACAATTGGTGCAGCGCTAAGGCAGATTGAAAATATCCGCTATATTGATGAGACGGTTGGTCTTGATATATTGCCAGATAAACTACGAGAAATTGCGCAACTACGAAGAGATTATCAAGATGTAACATTGAAAGAGTTAGGTGAGATGGTATCCGGGGGGAAAATTAGTAAATCGGGTATTAATCATCGTTTGCGTAAAATCGATGATATTGCAGAGAAATTACGCGCGGGAGAAACGGTAGCAAAAAAATAA
- a CDS encoding gluconeogenesis factor YvcK family protein, translating into MKKERKPKIVIMGGGTGLSVLLRGLKQYPVDITAVVTIADDGGSSGRLRDELEIPPPGDIRNVLVALSDVEPLVEALFQHRFTTGDGLKGHALGNLLLAGMTSITGDFFHAITETSKVLNVRGRVLPAANQSAVLHAELEDGEIVTGESKIPYFGKKINRVFLTPEDVEPLHETLAEIKRADLLVFGPGSLYTSILPNLVVNKIGDAVLAAKAKKVYVCNVMTQAGETMGYTAFDHVQALHDHLGKPFIDTAIVNNRDIPCELRQLYEEEMSAPVVVDEERFIENNIDVIQDQLAKYDDRVVRHDTLKLASILYSLL; encoded by the coding sequence ATGAAAAAAGAGAGAAAACCTAAAATTGTTATCATGGGAGGCGGAACTGGACTTTCTGTTTTGTTACGAGGATTAAAACAGTATCCTGTTGATATTACAGCAGTTGTTACAATCGCTGATGATGGTGGCAGTTCAGGTAGATTACGTGATGAGCTAGAAATTCCACCCCCAGGTGATATTCGTAACGTACTTGTTGCGTTATCAGATGTAGAGCCACTGGTGGAAGCTTTATTTCAGCACCGCTTCACAACAGGAGATGGGCTGAAAGGTCATGCGTTAGGGAATTTATTATTGGCGGGTATGACCTCGATTACAGGAGATTTTTTCCATGCGATTACTGAAACGAGTAAAGTGTTAAACGTCAGGGGACGTGTGTTACCGGCAGCGAACCAAAGTGCAGTATTGCATGCGGAACTAGAAGATGGAGAAATTGTAACAGGTGAATCGAAAATTCCTTATTTCGGAAAGAAGATTAACCGCGTCTTTTTGACTCCAGAAGATGTAGAGCCGTTACATGAAACGTTGGCTGAGATTAAACGAGCTGATTTACTTGTTTTCGGTCCAGGAAGTTTGTATACGAGTATATTACCGAATTTAGTTGTTAACAAAATCGGGGACGCTGTTCTTGCTGCAAAAGCGAAGAAGGTATATGTATGTAATGTTATGACGCAAGCTGGTGAAACGATGGGATATACTGCGTTTGACCATGTGCAGGCGTTACATGATCATTTAGGTAAACCATTTATCGATACTGCAATTGTAAATAACCGTGATATTCCTTGTGAATTACGTCAGTTATATGAGGAAGAAATGTCGGCGCCAGTTGTAGTAGATGAAGAGCGTTTTATCGAAAACAATATTGATGTCATTCAAGATCAATTAGCGAAGTATGATGATCGTGTTGTAAGGCACGATACATTAAAGTTAGCTTCTATTTTATATTCACTGTTGTAG
- the rapZ gene encoding RNase adapter RapZ, producing MTENNDIKMVIITGMSGAGKTVALQSFEDLGYFCVDNLPPMLLPKFIELMADSKGKMNKVALGVDLRGREFFEHLWGALDDLSERTWIIPHILFLDAKDSTLVTRYKETRRSHPLAPTGLPLKGIEMERSLLTDMKARANIVLDTSDLKPKELREKIVHLFSTETEQAFRVNVMSFGFKYGIPIDADLVFDVRFLPNPYYIPHMKPLTGLDEEVSSYVLKFNETHKFLEKLTDLITFMLPHYKREGKSQLVIAIGCTGGQHRSVTLTEYLGKHLKPEYSVHVSHRDVEKRKGH from the coding sequence ATGACAGAGAATAATGATATAAAAATGGTAATTATTACAGGAATGTCTGGAGCTGGAAAGACAGTAGCTTTACAAAGTTTTGAAGATTTAGGATATTTCTGTGTAGATAATTTACCACCGATGTTATTGCCAAAGTTTATTGAGCTTATGGCGGATTCAAAAGGGAAAATGAATAAAGTAGCACTTGGCGTTGATTTACGTGGCCGAGAGTTTTTCGAACATTTATGGGGAGCGCTTGATGATTTATCAGAACGTACATGGATTATTCCTCATATTTTATTCTTAGATGCGAAGGATAGCACGCTTGTGACTCGTTATAAAGAAACGAGACGTTCGCATCCACTTGCACCAACTGGTTTACCGTTAAAGGGAATCGAAATGGAGCGTAGCTTATTAACTGATATGAAGGCGCGAGCGAATATTGTGCTTGATACATCGGATTTAAAACCGAAAGAATTGCGTGAAAAAATTGTTCATCTGTTTTCAACTGAAACGGAGCAAGCATTTCGTGTAAATGTTATGTCATTTGGATTTAAGTACGGTATTCCAATTGATGCAGATTTAGTATTTGATGTTCGTTTTTTACCAAATCCATATTACATTCCACATATGAAGCCATTAACAGGACTAGATGAAGAAGTTTCATCGTATGTACTGAAATTTAATGAGACGCATAAGTTTTTAGAGAAATTGACGGATCTTATCACTTTCATGCTGCCTCATTATAAAAGAGAGGGCAAGAGTCAACTTGTAATTGCAATTGGATGTACAGGTGGACAGCACCGTTCTGTTACGCTTACAGAATACCTTGGGAAACATTTGAAACCAGAGTATAGCGTTCATGTATCTCATCGTGATGTGGAGAAGAGAAAGGGCCATTAA
- a CDS encoding NUDIX hydrolase: MQRVTNCVLIRDNEVLLLQKPRRNWWVAPGGKMERGETVRDSVVREYREETGIYLKNPALKGVFTFVIQEGDKVVSEWMMFSFLATDFAGENKLESEEGIIGWHTFDKIDDLAMAPGDYHIIDYLIKGNGIIYGTFVYTPDFELLSYRLDPS; this comes from the coding sequence ATGCAAAGAGTGACAAACTGTGTGTTAATTAGAGATAATGAAGTGCTCTTACTCCAAAAACCTCGCCGGAATTGGTGGGTTGCACCAGGCGGGAAAATGGAGCGTGGTGAGACTGTAAGAGATTCCGTTGTTCGCGAGTATCGTGAAGAAACAGGTATTTATTTAAAGAACCCAGCGTTAAAGGGGGTCTTCACCTTTGTCATCCAAGAAGGTGATAAAGTTGTTTCTGAATGGATGATGTTCTCCTTTTTAGCGACAGATTTTGCAGGAGAAAACAAACTAGAGAGCGAAGAAGGCATCATCGGTTGGCATACATTTGATAAAATTGATGATTTAGCAATGGCACCAGGAGATTATCACATTATTGATTATTTAATTAAAGGAAATGGCATAATCTACGGTACATTTGTATATACCCCAGATTTTGAGTTGCTTTCATATCGATTAGATCCGAGTTAA
- a CDS encoding DUF368 domain-containing protein — protein sequence MEWRNIYRGFCMGVSDLIPGVSGGTIAVVLGIYEQLLAAISGFFSREWKKHLGFLIPLAAGVAAAFLTLSHVIKYLLANHYEPTQFFFLGLIISILPMLMREADAKSSFKGKHIVLLIVAAILVAITAFFKPDKAADPITTLTILNAIGLFFAGWMASMAMLLPGISGSFILLIIGVYPTAINALTTLNLPLIAVIGAGVMVGFVVSSKGISFLLDRYKSMTFAAIIGLVIGSIVIVFPGIPTGGFSIISSIITFILGFAIVTYFGKK from the coding sequence ATGGAATGGCGTAATATATATCGTGGATTTTGTATGGGCGTTAGTGATTTAATTCCTGGTGTGAGCGGCGGTACAATCGCTGTTGTGTTAGGGATTTATGAACAATTGCTTGCTGCAATTAGTGGATTCTTTAGTCGTGAATGGAAAAAACATTTAGGATTTTTAATTCCCCTTGCAGCTGGTGTGGCAGCAGCGTTTTTAACGTTAAGTCACGTTATTAAATATTTACTTGCAAATCATTATGAACCGACTCAATTTTTCTTCCTCGGTTTAATTATTAGTATATTACCAATGTTAATGAGAGAAGCTGATGCGAAGTCTTCGTTTAAAGGTAAACACATTGTGTTACTAATAGTTGCAGCAATTCTTGTTGCGATCACAGCTTTCTTTAAACCAGATAAGGCAGCAGATCCAATTACGACGTTAACAATTTTAAATGCAATTGGTTTATTTTTTGCAGGATGGATGGCTAGTATGGCTATGTTGCTTCCTGGAATTAGCGGATCATTTATTTTATTAATTATTGGTGTGTATCCGACAGCAATTAACGCTTTAACTACACTGAACTTACCTTTAATCGCAGTTATCGGTGCTGGTGTTATGGTAGGGTTCGTTGTAAGTAGTAAAGGAATTAGTTTCTTATTAGATCGTTATAAAAGTATGACATTTGCGGCAATTATTGGACTTGTTATCGGCTCGATTGTAATTGTGTTCCCTGGTATTCCAACTGGAGGATTTTCAATTATAAGTTCAATTATTACCTTTATTTTAGGATTTGCGATTGTTACTTATTTCGGTAAGAAATAA
- the trxB gene encoding thioredoxin-disulfide reductase, with amino-acid sequence MSEEKIYDVIIIGAGPAGMTAAVYTSRANLSTLMLERGIPGGQMANTEDVENYPGYESILGPDLSNKMFEHAKKFGAEYAYGDVKAVIDGKEYKTIIAGKKEYKARAIIVASGAEYKKIGVPGETELGGRGVSYCAVCDGAFFKGKELVVIGGGDSAVEEGVFLTRFASKVTIVHRRDTLRAQKILQDRAFQNEKVDFIWNHTIKEINEASGKVGSVTLVDVNSGEEKEVKTDGVFVYIGMLPLSKPFVELGITNENGYVETNERMETKVPGIFAAGDVREKMLRQIVTATGDGSIAAQSAQHYVEELLEELKTVSEK; translated from the coding sequence GTGTCAGAAGAAAAAATTTATGATGTCATTATTATTGGTGCAGGACCAGCTGGTATGACAGCTGCAGTATATACATCTCGTGCGAATTTAAGCACATTAATGCTTGAGCGTGGTATTCCAGGCGGACAAATGGCAAATACAGAAGATGTAGAAAACTACCCAGGTTATGAGTCTATTTTAGGACCAGACTTATCAAATAAAATGTTCGAGCATGCGAAGAAATTTGGTGCTGAATATGCATACGGTGATGTGAAAGCAGTCATCGATGGTAAAGAATACAAAACAATTATTGCTGGTAAAAAAGAATACAAAGCACGTGCAATTATCGTTGCAAGTGGTGCAGAGTATAAAAAAATCGGTGTACCAGGTGAAACAGAACTTGGCGGCCGCGGTGTATCATATTGCGCGGTATGTGATGGCGCATTCTTTAAAGGTAAAGAACTTGTAGTCATTGGTGGCGGGGATTCTGCTGTTGAAGAGGGTGTGTTCTTAACACGCTTCGCATCAAAGGTAACGATCGTTCACCGTCGTGACACGCTTCGTGCACAGAAAATTTTACAAGATCGTGCTTTCCAAAACGAAAAAGTAGATTTCATTTGGAATCACACTATTAAAGAAATTAACGAAGCAAGTGGTAAAGTAGGAAGCGTAACACTTGTAGACGTAAACAGTGGAGAAGAGAAAGAGGTCAAAACTGACGGCGTATTCGTATACATCGGTATGTTACCATTATCAAAACCGTTTGTTGAGTTAGGTATTACAAATGAAAATGGTTACGTTGAAACGAACGAGCGTATGGAAACGAAAGTTCCTGGTATTTTCGCAGCTGGTGATGTTCGCGAAAAAATGCTTCGTCAAATTGTAACTGCAACAGGTGACGGTAGTATTGCGGCGCAAAGCGCACAACATTACGTAGAAGAGTTATTAGAAGAACTAAAAACTGTATCAGAAAAATAA